In Picosynechococcus sp. PCC 7002, the following are encoded in one genomic region:
- a CDS encoding septal ring lytic transglycosylase RlpA family protein, whose product MHLPKFTGLLSTLGASLVMGLGAAAVNLAPFQTKAIATSADPAKTVSLNAQRETLAENPLCRLASTLDKAPEAQLVADTNPEQLTPQVSKWWAFNLFQRFTQSLGLDSLLQLEVPLATAPLVAVVPTPEAIPQAAAESGAQLISYDTDRPATNPQSHQLWLQNKPVATIRSQQEAERLAQRLEQLVAMAEFQATAIAPTLHEDKPAIAFGDDILLVVDETITHEDVLNHEILAIQWANNLRLALGVPALDMVTAQQQMYQLEETGQSLEGLASWYGPYFHGRLTANGETYDQYALTAAHPSMPLNTYLKVTNLNNDRSVIIRLNDRGPYIPPRSLDLSLGAARCLNSVETGVIPYKATIMEQKSPEPEAIAPDMI is encoded by the coding sequence ATGCATTTACCGAAATTCACAGGATTATTATCTACTTTGGGCGCTTCCCTAGTGATGGGCCTCGGCGCGGCAGCCGTTAACCTCGCTCCCTTTCAAACTAAGGCGATCGCCACCAGTGCCGACCCAGCCAAAACAGTGAGCCTCAACGCCCAACGGGAAACCCTGGCCGAAAATCCCCTGTGCCGTTTAGCGAGTACCCTGGATAAGGCCCCGGAAGCGCAACTCGTGGCCGATACAAACCCGGAACAACTCACGCCCCAGGTCTCTAAGTGGTGGGCCTTTAATTTATTTCAGCGATTTACCCAAAGTCTGGGCCTCGATTCTTTACTTCAGTTAGAAGTGCCGCTGGCCACTGCCCCCCTCGTCGCGGTGGTGCCTACGCCGGAAGCAATACCCCAAGCTGCTGCTGAGTCTGGGGCACAGCTGATTAGCTACGACACAGACCGCCCCGCCACCAACCCCCAAAGCCATCAACTTTGGCTCCAGAATAAGCCCGTTGCCACCATTCGCTCCCAACAGGAGGCCGAACGGTTGGCCCAACGCCTTGAACAACTGGTGGCGATGGCGGAATTTCAAGCCACGGCGATCGCCCCGACGTTACATGAAGACAAACCGGCGATCGCCTTTGGTGATGACATTCTTTTAGTTGTGGACGAAACGATTACCCATGAGGACGTTCTCAACCATGAGATCCTCGCCATTCAGTGGGCGAATAATCTCCGCCTCGCCCTCGGTGTGCCAGCGCTGGATATGGTCACCGCCCAGCAGCAAATGTATCAGCTCGAAGAAACAGGTCAATCCCTCGAAGGACTAGCCTCCTGGTATGGCCCCTACTTTCACGGTCGCCTGACGGCCAATGGGGAAACCTACGACCAATACGCCCTGACGGCGGCCCACCCTTCAATGCCCCTGAATACTTACCTCAAGGTCACCAACCTCAACAATGACCGGAGTGTAATCATCCGCCTTAATGACCGTGGCCCCTATATTCCGCCCCGGAGCCTGGACTTATCCCTTGGTGCCGCCCGCTGTCTCAATAGTGTGGAAACAGGCGTAATTCCCTACAAGGCCACGATCATGGAACAAAAATCGCCCGAACCAGAGGCGATCGCCCCTGATATGATCTAG